A window from Pyrococcus yayanosii CH1 encodes these proteins:
- the cobN gene encoding cobaltochelatase subunit CobN: MICLIIGYGARALPLLQEILREERIEGIVLTDQNCERELEKVEKAEVIFIYAHELPETVVEKIKETKAKVIACAGLESLTNVPEEVIIKAKTYYVLGGEKNLRNLVRFLASLTGKAIEYEEPEEVPMDGIYHPDLGTFESLDRYLEVYTKRPLVGVLFWRSAWLYKEFKLIRELIKALEEEGFGVIPVFTYGKDPTTGLGREKSEAVEEFFMKDGKPIIEALVSLISFGTVDLKNLQKLNVPVFAPIRSYYQSLEEWEKSKQGVDYMTQVYGVIIPEVAGAIEPIFIAGTRNIEGYKVGEPYEEHMKYLAKRVKKWVELRKKPKSEVKIAIVLINPPCKGLEANVGVGLGLDVPESVVRLLHKLKEEGYYVGENIPKTGEKLIKLILKRKAISEFRWTSVEEIVKSGGAIDFVSLEEYLEWLNELPEDLRERIIKDWGKPEDVLAGKVDKALVGMVYDGKFVVPGIRFGNVFITPQPKFGCAGARCDGKVCRILHDPTIVPPHQWWAVYRWITRKFGADVMIHFGTHGYLEFRPGKGVGLSPSCVPEASLDDVPHLYVYAVSNPMEGVIAKRRGYATLIDHMYPPMGMAEVLDDLDSLLTQYAKAKSLGDEARRRKIYEQILEKAKENKLRIANPEDEEQTIEEIHRYVELMRGSQINLGLHIFGHPPEEPERLAEYVATAMAYDSYYSPSIRRVVAEALGFNYDEIRKNPLGTTNGFTNRELLEIFHRIAVKSLERLLKGESFEVIEEEIEKFGFKVKEKEKLEEAFRKALEVARRIVECEKEYDGFLNGLAGKYVEPGPSGAITRGKFEILPTGRNFYAVDPRTLPTKAAWQIGVETAEKLLKAYKEKHGKYPESVGQVLWSIDGYKADGEQIAQILYLIGVRPVWKGDTVAGLEVIPLEELGRPRIDVLVRISGVVRDTLPNYIYLIDEAIEKVVMLDEPLEMNYIKKHYIEHIKKLVELGKSFEEAQRFARFRVFSAPPGTYGAGVNLAVESSAWKSDEDLAKVWVQWSGYAYGKDAFGVEAHESLVLNLKEVDIVNRNHISDEHDPTNCCCYFAYHGGFKAAVDALTGKNVEVVQTDTRDVSDAKIVDMKVELERVVRAKLLNDRWIEDMKKHGYRGAAEFSKKILHLYGWETTTKLVEDWVFDEIARRYVLDEEMRRWFEEHNPYALEEIARRLIEAYERGLWKTSDELIERLMEVYSEIEGILEESLGEGEVQGGTIEIYTAEDDEHWSEKIEEVDKIWSLVKNA, from the coding sequence GTGATATGTTTGATCATAGGTTATGGGGCAAGGGCTTTGCCTTTGCTTCAGGAAATCCTCAGAGAAGAAAGAATAGAGGGCATTGTGCTCACTGACCAGAACTGTGAGAGGGAGCTGGAAAAGGTAGAGAAAGCCGAGGTTATCTTCATATATGCCCACGAGCTTCCTGAAACAGTCGTCGAAAAAATTAAAGAAACCAAAGCTAAAGTCATTGCCTGTGCCGGGCTTGAAAGCCTGACCAACGTTCCAGAAGAAGTTATAATCAAGGCGAAGACATATTATGTCCTTGGGGGCGAGAAAAATCTCAGAAATCTGGTCAGATTTTTAGCAAGCTTAACTGGGAAGGCAATTGAATATGAAGAACCGGAAGAAGTTCCCATGGATGGGATTTACCACCCAGATCTTGGGACATTTGAAAGCTTGGACAGATATCTGGAGGTTTACACGAAAAGACCGCTTGTTGGAGTCCTATTCTGGAGGAGCGCCTGGCTTTATAAGGAATTTAAACTGATTAGGGAGCTCATCAAAGCCCTTGAAGAAGAAGGCTTCGGTGTGATTCCTGTTTTCACATACGGAAAAGACCCGACGACAGGACTTGGAAGGGAGAAGAGCGAAGCTGTTGAAGAGTTCTTCATGAAGGATGGAAAGCCGATTATAGAAGCTTTGGTTAGCTTAATTTCCTTCGGTACGGTTGATTTAAAGAATCTGCAAAAGCTCAACGTTCCAGTTTTTGCCCCGATAAGGTCTTACTACCAGTCCCTTGAAGAGTGGGAGAAGAGCAAGCAAGGCGTTGACTATATGACCCAGGTTTATGGGGTGATAATCCCAGAAGTTGCGGGGGCAATTGAGCCAATTTTCATAGCTGGGACCAGAAACATTGAAGGTTACAAGGTTGGAGAACCTTACGAAGAGCACATGAAATATTTAGCCAAAAGGGTAAAGAAGTGGGTCGAGCTCAGGAAGAAGCCAAAAAGCGAGGTTAAAATTGCTATAGTCCTAATAAACCCCCCATGTAAGGGGCTTGAGGCGAATGTTGGTGTGGGTCTCGGCTTGGATGTTCCCGAGAGCGTCGTAAGGCTCTTGCACAAGCTTAAGGAGGAAGGTTATTACGTCGGCGAGAACATTCCAAAGACGGGGGAAAAGCTGATAAAGCTGATTTTGAAGAGAAAAGCGATAAGCGAGTTCAGATGGACGAGCGTTGAAGAGATAGTCAAAAGCGGCGGAGCAATTGATTTCGTAAGCCTGGAGGAGTATCTGGAGTGGCTCAACGAGCTTCCGGAAGATTTGAGGGAGAGAATCATTAAGGACTGGGGAAAGCCAGAGGATGTTCTGGCTGGAAAGGTGGACAAAGCGCTGGTTGGAATGGTCTATGATGGGAAGTTTGTAGTTCCGGGAATAAGGTTTGGGAACGTCTTCATAACCCCTCAGCCAAAGTTCGGCTGTGCTGGAGCAAGGTGCGACGGAAAAGTTTGCAGAATTCTGCACGATCCAACGATAGTCCCGCCGCACCAGTGGTGGGCGGTGTACAGGTGGATAACGCGCAAATTTGGGGCTGATGTAATGATACACTTCGGAACCCACGGCTACTTAGAGTTCAGGCCCGGGAAAGGCGTTGGGCTTTCTCCTTCATGCGTTCCCGAGGCTAGCTTAGATGATGTTCCTCACCTCTACGTTTACGCCGTCTCCAACCCAATGGAAGGCGTCATAGCCAAGAGGAGAGGCTACGCAACGCTTATAGACCACATGTATCCTCCAATGGGGATGGCAGAAGTTCTGGATGATTTGGATTCCCTCCTAACCCAGTATGCAAAGGCAAAGAGTCTCGGCGATGAGGCAAGGAGAAGGAAGATTTACGAGCAGATTTTAGAAAAAGCTAAGGAAAATAAGCTGAGAATAGCCAATCCGGAAGACGAAGAGCAGACGATAGAGGAAATACATCGCTACGTCGAGCTGATGAGAGGTTCCCAAATAAATCTCGGCCTTCACATCTTTGGACATCCACCAGAAGAGCCTGAGAGGCTGGCAGAATACGTTGCCACGGCGATGGCATATGACTCCTACTACTCTCCTTCAATCAGGCGTGTTGTGGCTGAGGCATTGGGCTTTAACTACGATGAGATAAGAAAGAACCCTCTTGGAACTACAAACGGCTTCACGAACAGAGAACTGCTTGAGATTTTCCACAGGATAGCCGTTAAGAGCTTAGAGCGTCTGCTTAAGGGAGAGAGCTTTGAAGTTATTGAGGAAGAGATTGAAAAGTTTGGATTCAAAGTTAAGGAGAAAGAAAAGCTTGAAGAAGCGTTCAGGAAAGCTCTTGAGGTTGCCAGAAGAATAGTTGAATGTGAAAAAGAATATGACGGTTTTCTCAACGGACTGGCCGGAAAATACGTCGAACCCGGCCCGTCGGGAGCGATAACAAGAGGAAAGTTTGAGATTTTGCCGACGGGGAGGAACTTCTATGCTGTCGACCCGAGAACCCTACCAACCAAGGCGGCATGGCAGATAGGGGTTGAAACCGCTGAAAAGCTTTTGAAAGCTTACAAAGAGAAGCACGGGAAATATCCAGAAAGCGTTGGGCAGGTTCTCTGGAGCATAGACGGTTATAAGGCGGATGGAGAGCAGATAGCTCAAATCCTCTACCTGATTGGGGTTAGGCCGGTCTGGAAGGGAGATACGGTTGCCGGCCTTGAGGTAATTCCCTTGGAGGAGCTCGGAAGGCCAAGGATTGATGTTCTGGTCAGAATAAGTGGAGTCGTGAGGGACACATTGCCAAACTACATCTACCTGATTGATGAGGCCATAGAAAAGGTCGTTATGCTGGATGAGCCTTTAGAGATGAACTACATCAAAAAACACTACATTGAGCACATTAAAAAGCTGGTCGAGCTCGGAAAGAGCTTTGAAGAAGCCCAAAGGTTTGCGAGGTTCAGGGTTTTCTCGGCTCCACCCGGTACCTACGGGGCTGGAGTGAATTTAGCTGTTGAATCCTCTGCCTGGAAAAGTGATGAGGATTTAGCAAAAGTTTGGGTTCAGTGGAGCGGCTATGCTTATGGAAAAGATGCCTTTGGCGTTGAGGCTCACGAATCATTGGTTTTGAACTTAAAGGAGGTTGACATCGTTAACAGAAACCACATAAGCGACGAGCACGACCCGACGAACTGCTGTTGCTACTTCGCTTATCATGGTGGATTTAAGGCGGCTGTTGATGCCTTAACGGGCAAGAACGTTGAAGTGGTTCAGACGGACACGAGGGATGTAAGCGATGCCAAAATAGTTGACATGAAAGTTGAGCTTGAGCGCGTTGTGAGGGCGAAGCTGCTCAATGATAGGTGGATTGAGGATATGAAGAAGCACGGCTATCGCGGTGCCGCCGAGTTCTCAAAGAAGATTCTTCACTTGTACGGCTGGGAGACAACGACGAAGCTCGTTGAAGATTGGGTTTTTGACGAGATAGCGCGGAGGTATGTTTTGGACGAGGAGATGAGGAGATGGTTCGAGGAGCACAACCCCTACGCTCTTGAGGAGATTGCAAGGCGTTTGATTGAAGCCTATGAGCGCGGCCTGTGGAAGACGAGCGATGAATTGATTGAAAGGCTCATGGAGGTCTATTCCGAGATTGAGGGGATTTTGGAGGAGAGCCTTGGGGAAGGAGAAGTTCAGGGTGGAACTATCGAAATCTACACGGCTGAGGATGATGAACACTGGAGTGAAAAAATTGAGGAGGTGGATAAAATATGGAGCCTCGTGAAAAACGCTTAG
- a CDS encoding ABC transporter ATP-binding protein, with translation MLEVKGLSFSYGDFSVEDVCFEVREGEILTLLGPNGSGKTTILKSIYGLLKPKKKCVFVNGKDFHSLSLKERAKLAGYVPQSHHPPFPYTVLDVVVMGLASQLGVFESPRKEHYQKALEKLKLIGMERFKDRPYTQLSGGQLQLVLIARALVQEPKVLLLDEPTAHLDFKNQVKVLGIVKRLAKEEGISAVMTLHDPNLASLYSDRIALVKEGRIRAIGKPNEILREEILEEVYGVPICILEFNGFRLILPRTEVV, from the coding sequence ATGCTTGAAGTTAAAGGATTATCATTCAGCTACGGTGATTTTAGCGTTGAAGATGTCTGCTTTGAGGTGAGAGAGGGTGAGATTTTGACCCTGCTCGGTCCAAACGGCAGTGGGAAAACAACGATTCTGAAAAGCATTTACGGGTTGCTGAAGCCAAAGAAAAAGTGCGTCTTTGTGAATGGTAAAGACTTTCACTCGCTCTCTTTAAAGGAAAGAGCCAAGTTAGCTGGTTATGTCCCTCAGTCACATCATCCTCCTTTCCCCTACACGGTTTTAGATGTGGTCGTTATGGGATTGGCATCTCAGCTTGGAGTTTTTGAGAGCCCAAGGAAGGAGCACTATCAAAAGGCTCTGGAGAAGCTCAAGCTCATAGGAATGGAGCGATTTAAGGATAGGCCCTACACCCAGCTCAGCGGAGGGCAGCTGCAGCTTGTTCTTATAGCGAGGGCCCTTGTGCAGGAGCCAAAGGTTCTCCTCTTAGATGAGCCCACTGCTCACTTGGATTTTAAAAACCAGGTGAAGGTTCTCGGGATTGTGAAGAGATTAGCAAAAGAGGAAGGCATCTCTGCGGTTATGACGCTTCACGACCCGAATTTGGCCTCGCTGTATTCGGATAGGATTGCCCTTGTTAAAGAAGGCAGAATTAGAGCTATAGGGAAGCCAAATGAGATTCTAAGAGAGGAAATTCTTGAGGAAGTATATGGCGTTCCAATATGCATTCTTGAATTCAACGGATTTAGACTTATACTTCCAAGAACAGAGGTGGTCTGA
- a CDS encoding FecCD family ABC transporter permease, protein MRKFLFLFLLASPIFAFLISLCIGTYHMPLPAIVDMVVLKTFQLVSGILAKVTFGKLDFTVQIPYPSVYQTILFKIRLPRVILAMIVGSALAISGAVLQAIFRNPLVNSYILGISAGAAFGAALAIGLSLSLGIAPLAFAFAILAVFLTTSLAKIGGKITPVSLVLAGVIVNAFFSALTSLLKFLMEHEKLASVVYWLMGSFADADWHSVKIAFPVIFLGCLLVYLMRWQLNVLSFGDEAKIVGVETEKLKLAFIVIISLITAVSVAFCGIIGWVGLMIPHIVRMAFGPDHKTLIPLTITVGASFMVLADTLARSIATYEIPIGILTTLLGIPFFAYLLRKTGGGWNA, encoded by the coding sequence ATGAGAAAGTTTCTCTTTCTTTTCCTTTTAGCTTCTCCAATTTTTGCGTTCCTCATAAGCCTGTGTATTGGAACGTATCATATGCCACTTCCCGCCATCGTGGATATGGTTGTATTAAAGACCTTTCAGCTTGTTTCTGGAATTTTGGCTAAAGTAACTTTTGGGAAACTTGACTTCACTGTTCAAATTCCCTATCCAAGCGTTTATCAGACTATTCTTTTCAAAATAAGGCTCCCAAGGGTCATTTTAGCAATGATTGTTGGTTCGGCACTAGCCATTTCTGGCGCTGTGCTGCAGGCAATATTTAGGAATCCCCTTGTGAACAGCTATATTTTGGGAATTTCGGCAGGAGCAGCTTTTGGCGCTGCTTTGGCTATAGGTCTTTCCTTAAGCTTGGGAATAGCACCTTTAGCCTTTGCCTTTGCTATACTTGCTGTGTTCTTGACAACTTCTCTGGCCAAAATTGGTGGAAAAATAACACCTGTTTCGCTTGTTCTTGCAGGAGTGATTGTTAATGCATTCTTTTCTGCTTTAACATCCCTTCTAAAGTTCCTGATGGAGCATGAAAAGCTGGCGAGTGTTGTTTACTGGCTCATGGGGAGCTTTGCAGATGCGGACTGGCATTCGGTCAAGATAGCTTTTCCCGTTATTTTTCTTGGGTGTTTGTTGGTTTATCTAATGCGCTGGCAGCTGAATGTCCTGTCTTTTGGCGACGAAGCTAAAATCGTTGGGGTTGAAACTGAAAAGCTGAAGCTTGCTTTTATCGTAATAATCTCTCTCATAACCGCTGTTTCAGTTGCTTTCTGTGGGATAATCGGATGGGTAGGGTTGATGATTCCGCACATTGTTAGGATGGCATTCGGGCCAGATCATAAAACTCTAATACCTCTAACAATAACTGTGGGAGCATCATTCATGGTTTTGGCTGATACATTGGCGAGATCAATTGCCACTTATGAAATTCCAATAGGGATTTTAACGACCTTGCTTGGGATCCCGTTTTTCGCTTATCTGCTGAGGAAGACGGGCGGTGGTTGGAATGCTTGA